One stretch of Roseimicrobium sp. ORNL1 DNA includes these proteins:
- a CDS encoding lysophospholipid acyltransferase family protein: MKKIRHVLETRLVHLATWLLPRLSRRSILLLSNTVGAIAYFFDARGRETAHENLRVAFAREGITPGQISRITLGSYQTFARTFFDLFWSLRLTRENYTEYLKVTFADPSSEAVAREKGAIWVTPHFGNFELVSLAMGFRGFAWTVVAQDFKNPALTTIFKRLREGSGHTIIPQEGAMLRLVKELKRKGHAALLTDLTIRPNKTAAAIDCFGLKTCVTTLHASLSRRLELPIIAGVCIPMPDGTYQVEAEPHFEPEKFTSNAALTQAVWDKFEQQIRRHPEAWMWMYKHWRYLPGLDQDPKYPAYANPSKPFRELLAESHR; encoded by the coding sequence GTGAAGAAGATTCGTCATGTACTGGAGACCCGGCTCGTCCATCTCGCCACCTGGCTGCTGCCCCGACTCTCCCGCCGGTCGATTCTTCTCCTGAGCAATACCGTCGGCGCCATCGCCTATTTTTTTGATGCCCGGGGGCGGGAAACCGCCCACGAAAACCTCCGCGTGGCCTTCGCCCGGGAGGGCATCACCCCCGGGCAAATCTCCCGCATCACCCTCGGCTCCTACCAGACCTTCGCCCGCACGTTCTTCGACCTCTTCTGGTCGCTGCGCCTGACCAGGGAGAACTACACGGAGTATCTGAAAGTCACCTTTGCCGACCCCAGTTCGGAGGCCGTCGCCCGGGAAAAGGGCGCCATCTGGGTGACGCCGCACTTTGGAAACTTCGAACTCGTGAGCCTGGCCATGGGGTTCCGGGGTTTCGCCTGGACGGTGGTGGCGCAGGATTTCAAGAATCCCGCCCTCACCACCATCTTCAAGCGGCTGCGGGAGGGCAGCGGGCACACCATCATCCCGCAGGAGGGTGCCATGCTCCGTCTGGTGAAGGAACTGAAGCGCAAAGGCCACGCCGCCCTGCTCACAGACCTGACCATCCGGCCCAACAAGACCGCCGCCGCGATTGATTGTTTTGGCTTGAAAACATGCGTTACCACGCTGCACGCCAGTCTCTCACGCCGGTTGGAGCTGCCTATTATCGCTGGTGTTTGTATTCCCATGCCGGACGGCACTTACCAAGTGGAAGCCGAGCCCCACTTTGAACCGGAAAAGTTCACCAGCAATGCCGCCCTGACCCAGGCCGTGTGGGACAAATTTGAGCAGCAAATCCGCAGGCACCCCGAAGCCTGGATGTGGATGTACAAGCACTGGCGCTACCTCCCGGGCCTGGACCAGGACCCGAAGTACCCCGCCTACGCGAACCCCAGCAAGCCCTTCCGTGAGCTGCTGGCGGAGAGTCACAGGTGA
- a CDS encoding GNAT family N-acetyltransferase produces MFSSVSNGIISRCWSRQFGWDEADGPLWSKPARLLPHGGDFEDYHGVMAMDALSGSVVSVPQALQSELGPALLDSSAAPTVNATRLSPDLISDIIGPVFIGYAEVVTGVPHHPVQLLGTKDTEHLAALEAACDATEWDHGGSVMGEAAVMCGIFVDGTLASLAGYEVWDSTIAHISVITHPEHRGKGYGHSAVAFLAKHAAWKKLFPQYRTLQENKPSMAIAQSLGFEFFATSVAVRLKRGE; encoded by the coding sequence ATGTTCTCTTCGGTCTCCAACGGAATTATCTCTCGCTGCTGGTCCCGCCAGTTCGGCTGGGACGAAGCTGACGGCCCCCTCTGGTCGAAACCCGCCCGCCTGCTACCCCACGGTGGAGATTTCGAGGATTATCATGGTGTGATGGCAATGGATGCGCTGAGCGGTTCCGTCGTCTCAGTTCCCCAGGCTCTACAGTCAGAACTGGGCCCTGCATTGCTGGATTCCAGCGCGGCTCCCACCGTGAATGCAACGCGACTTTCCCCGGACTTGATTTCCGATATCATCGGACCTGTCTTCATCGGATACGCGGAAGTGGTGACGGGAGTTCCACACCATCCCGTGCAATTGCTCGGGACAAAGGACACGGAACACCTTGCAGCACTTGAGGCGGCATGTGATGCCACGGAATGGGATCACGGCGGCAGCGTCATGGGTGAGGCTGCAGTGATGTGTGGCATCTTTGTGGATGGGACATTGGCATCGCTCGCCGGCTATGAAGTCTGGGACAGCACGATCGCACACATCTCCGTCATCACGCACCCTGAGCATCGTGGCAAGGGGTACGGCCACAGCGCCGTGGCATTTCTCGCCAAACACGCCGCCTGGAAAAAGCTCTTCCCGCAATACCGCACGCTGCAGGAAAACAAGCCGTCGATGGCCATCGCCCAGTCCCTTGGCTTTGAGTTCTTCGCCACCTCAGTGGCCGTGCGGCTGAAGCGCGGCGAGTAA
- a CDS encoding acyl carrier protein, which yields MADSNISDKVRDIIVEQLGVNPEQVTPEAKFIEDLGADSLDTVELVMAFEEEFGIDVPDEEAEKLLSVADVIRYVEENAE from the coding sequence ATGGCAGACAGCAATATTTCAGACAAAGTACGGGACATCATCGTCGAGCAGCTCGGCGTGAATCCCGAGCAGGTGACTCCCGAGGCGAAGTTCATCGAAGATCTCGGCGCCGATTCACTGGATACGGTGGAGCTGGTGATGGCCTTCGAAGAAGAGTTCGGCATCGACGTGCCGGATGAAGAAGCTGAGAAGCTTCTCTCCGTGGCGGACGTCATCCGCTATGTGGAAGAGAACGCCGAATAA
- the gatC gene encoding Asp-tRNA(Asn)/Glu-tRNA(Gln) amidotransferase subunit GatC: MSPTEINIQHTAKLARLQLTEEETARYQSQIAGILDYMKVLEAHADLASVEPTAHAMPVFDVWREDIPRDGFGAEAALSNAPRKAQGQFLITRVVEE; the protein is encoded by the coding sequence ATGTCGCCGACAGAAATCAACATCCAGCACACCGCCAAGCTCGCCCGCCTTCAACTCACCGAGGAGGAGACGGCGCGATACCAGTCCCAAATCGCGGGCATTCTGGATTACATGAAGGTGCTGGAGGCGCATGCGGATCTCGCCTCCGTGGAACCTACCGCCCACGCCATGCCTGTGTTTGACGTGTGGCGCGAAGACATCCCGCGTGACGGCTTCGGCGCCGAAGCTGCCCTTTCCAACGCCCCACGCAAAGCCCAGGGCCAGTTCCTCATTACCCGCGTGGTGGAAGAGTAG
- a CDS encoding prenyltransferase/squalene oxidase repeat-containing protein translates to MKRRHLLTSALTASLALCTSLPAQDKNASLRQELDIAISKGLNFLKQQQNKEDGSWSTPEEPAITGLVLTAFMGDPSRRPTDAILPEVEKGYQFLLSKVKPDGGIYSQGRANYNTSIALTALTVNPKPEYEKTILDARKFVVGQQNDFGEKGVTDNEFDGGIGYGKPSADKPPRADLSNTHFAVEALYYSKKLFEDKATPEDKKNELNWGAAIKFIERCQNLPASNDQKWASDDAKNKGGFVYEPGVSKSPEEIKLPDGRVAMRSYGSISYAGMLSFIYAGLTTDDPRVKAALQWLGENYTLEENPGMGQEGLYYYYHTMAKALTVAGLDELKTKDGKSVDWRVELGRHLLNNQKPDGSWLNPTGRWMENDPVLVTAYTLLALQHVHRALK, encoded by the coding sequence ATGAAACGCCGCCACCTCCTCACCTCCGCGCTGACCGCCTCCCTGGCGCTCTGCACCAGTCTCCCTGCGCAGGACAAAAATGCGTCCCTGCGCCAGGAACTCGACATCGCGATCAGCAAGGGCCTGAACTTCCTGAAGCAGCAGCAGAACAAGGAGGACGGCTCCTGGAGCACTCCGGAAGAGCCTGCCATCACCGGCTTGGTGCTCACCGCCTTCATGGGAGATCCCTCACGCAGGCCCACGGATGCCATCCTCCCCGAAGTGGAGAAAGGCTACCAGTTCCTGCTCAGCAAGGTGAAGCCGGATGGCGGCATCTACAGCCAGGGCCGCGCGAACTACAACACCTCCATCGCACTGACCGCCCTCACTGTAAATCCGAAGCCCGAGTATGAGAAGACCATCCTGGACGCACGCAAGTTCGTCGTGGGTCAGCAGAATGACTTCGGTGAAAAGGGAGTGACGGACAACGAATTCGACGGCGGCATCGGCTACGGCAAACCCAGCGCGGACAAGCCCCCGCGCGCGGACCTTTCCAACACGCACTTCGCGGTCGAGGCGCTGTACTATTCGAAGAAGCTCTTCGAAGACAAGGCGACCCCTGAAGACAAGAAGAACGAGCTGAACTGGGGCGCCGCCATCAAGTTCATCGAGCGCTGCCAGAACCTGCCCGCGAGCAACGACCAGAAATGGGCTAGCGATGATGCGAAGAACAAGGGCGGGTTTGTCTACGAGCCCGGCGTCAGCAAATCACCGGAGGAAATCAAACTCCCCGATGGTCGCGTTGCGATGCGCTCATACGGCAGCATCAGCTACGCTGGCATGCTCAGCTTCATCTACGCCGGCCTCACCACGGATGATCCCCGCGTGAAGGCCGCGCTGCAGTGGCTCGGTGAAAACTACACGCTCGAAGAGAACCCCGGCATGGGCCAGGAAGGTCTCTACTACTACTACCACACCATGGCCAAGGCACTCACCGTAGCCGGACTAGATGAGCTGAAGACCAAGGACGGCAAGTCCGTCGACTGGCGTGTGGAGCTCGGCCGTCATCTGCTGAATAACCAGAAGCCCGATGGCTCCTGGCTGAACCCCACCGGCCGCTGGATGGAGAATGACCCCGTGCTGGTGACCGCGTACACGCTGCTGGCACTCCAGCACGTGCATCGTGCGCTGAAATAA
- a CDS encoding A24 family peptidase produces MIRPESVELLIHFILFFLGAGIGSFLNVVIYRVPLGISVNNPKRSFCPICKKQIPWYRNLPLITWLVQRGKCAECGTRIPFRYFFVELLTGLLFYAVFRHVMAEAIVAWGYPQMWNHLHVWGPVVVVFWIFASLLVAGTFIDIDHYILPHSITLGGLMVGLLSAFLVPAIVPAIMVGEGFQVPIPERGKAILISFTSACVGLGLLWAVVELGKIAFGRRKLKFEGARQWNISQPNENEAPIFTAGDETLSYNDIFTRPSDRLIIIVESVTVNDRTFGKGKVEVHVETIHVIPDDGEKVIYKLEEVKKIEGLTTEIVIPREAMGFGDVLLIAMIGSFLGWQAVIFTIVAASMLGSVFAIVSRLAGHTEWSAKIPFGPYLAAGAMIWLFYGPQFVSWYLTRAGFKEYA; encoded by the coding sequence ATGATCCGTCCTGAATCCGTCGAACTGCTCATCCATTTCATCCTCTTCTTCCTCGGTGCCGGGATTGGCTCCTTTTTGAACGTGGTCATCTACCGCGTGCCTCTGGGGATTTCCGTCAACAACCCGAAGCGTTCCTTTTGCCCCATCTGCAAGAAGCAGATCCCCTGGTACCGGAACCTGCCCCTCATCACATGGCTCGTACAGCGTGGGAAGTGCGCGGAATGCGGCACTCGCATTCCGTTCCGCTACTTCTTCGTGGAACTGCTCACCGGCCTGCTCTTCTACGCCGTGTTCCGGCATGTGATGGCAGAGGCCATCGTGGCATGGGGCTATCCGCAGATGTGGAATCACCTGCATGTCTGGGGCCCTGTCGTCGTGGTATTCTGGATTTTTGCCTCGCTACTGGTGGCAGGGACATTCATCGACATCGACCACTATATCCTGCCGCACAGCATCACTCTTGGCGGGTTGATGGTGGGCTTGCTGTCGGCCTTCCTCGTGCCCGCGATCGTGCCTGCCATCATGGTGGGAGAAGGCTTTCAAGTCCCGATCCCTGAACGCGGCAAGGCCATCCTGATCTCCTTCACCAGCGCCTGCGTCGGCCTGGGGCTGCTCTGGGCAGTGGTGGAGCTTGGGAAAATCGCCTTCGGCCGGAGGAAGCTGAAGTTTGAAGGCGCCCGCCAGTGGAACATCTCCCAGCCAAATGAGAACGAGGCTCCCATCTTCACCGCCGGTGACGAGACGCTTTCGTACAACGACATCTTCACGCGCCCTTCGGATCGTCTCATCATCATCGTTGAATCGGTGACGGTGAATGATCGCACCTTCGGCAAAGGCAAAGTCGAGGTGCACGTGGAGACCATCCACGTGATTCCAGATGATGGCGAGAAGGTGATCTACAAGCTCGAGGAGGTGAAGAAAATCGAGGGCCTCACCACGGAGATCGTGATCCCACGGGAGGCCATGGGCTTTGGCGATGTGCTGCTCATCGCCATGATCGGAAGCTTCCTTGGCTGGCAGGCGGTGATCTTCACCATTGTGGCGGCTTCCATGCTCGGCAGCGTGTTTGCAATCGTATCGCGTTTGGCAGGCCATACGGAATGGAGTGCCAAAATTCCCTTCGGCCCGTACCTCGCTGCCGGCGCCATGATCTGGCTCTTCTATGGTCCGCAGTTTGTGAGCTGGTACCTTACACGAGCGGGATTCAAGGAGTACGCATGA
- the gatA gene encoding Asp-tRNA(Asn)/Glu-tRNA(Gln) amidotransferase subunit GatA, translating to MSLSESTIAQLRQQLKSGDITPADIIEDLHQGMEKANEALGAYISYDVEAALKEAETADLSLPLGGIPIAVKDNINVKGQPCTCGSKFLAENYTAPYNAASVDLLRKGGAIPFGRANMDEFAMGSSTENSAFFPARNPWDTSRVPGGSSGGSAAAVGANIALAALGSDTGGSIRQPAAFCGNVGIKPTYGRVSRYGLVAFASSLDQIGPITKTVEDAALVLNHLCGHDVRDSTSLKADVPDFTSALGQDLKGLRIGIAKEHFVDGIHPGIREAVDKAVKQLESLGATIVDISLPHTDIGIATYYIVAPAEASANLARFDGVRYGHRAEGTTELFDHYVKTRAEGFGPEVKRRILLGTYVLSSGYYDAYYVKAQKARTLVRRDFTEAFEKVDLVVSPTTPVPPFKLGAFRDDPLSLYLEDLFTIPANLAGLPAISVPCGMIQHEGVELPVGLHLTAKPLDEVTLLRAAHAYEQSTEWHKHRAPKL from the coding sequence GTGTCCCTCTCAGAATCCACCATCGCCCAGCTTCGCCAGCAGCTTAAAAGCGGAGACATCACGCCTGCGGATATCATCGAGGATCTGCATCAGGGCATGGAGAAGGCGAATGAAGCGCTGGGTGCCTACATCTCCTATGATGTGGAAGCAGCGCTGAAGGAAGCGGAGACGGCGGATCTCTCCCTGCCACTCGGTGGCATCCCCATCGCGGTGAAGGACAACATCAATGTGAAGGGCCAGCCCTGCACCTGCGGGTCGAAGTTCCTCGCGGAGAACTACACCGCTCCCTACAACGCTGCGAGCGTCGACCTGCTGCGCAAAGGTGGCGCGATTCCTTTTGGCCGTGCGAATATGGATGAATTCGCCATGGGCTCCTCCACGGAGAACTCGGCCTTCTTCCCTGCGCGCAATCCATGGGACACGTCCCGCGTACCAGGCGGCTCCAGCGGTGGCTCGGCAGCAGCGGTGGGGGCGAATATTGCGCTTGCCGCGCTGGGCTCGGACACGGGTGGCTCGATTCGCCAGCCGGCGGCCTTCTGCGGGAATGTGGGCATCAAGCCCACGTATGGGCGCGTTTCGCGCTACGGCTTGGTGGCCTTCGCATCGTCGCTGGATCAGATCGGTCCCATTACGAAGACGGTGGAAGATGCCGCGCTCGTGCTCAATCATCTCTGTGGTCACGATGTACGCGACAGCACGTCGCTGAAGGCGGACGTGCCTGACTTCACCTCCGCACTGGGCCAGGATCTCAAGGGCCTGCGTATTGGCATTGCGAAGGAGCATTTTGTGGATGGGATTCATCCTGGCATCCGTGAAGCAGTGGACAAGGCGGTGAAGCAGCTCGAGTCGCTCGGCGCCACCATCGTGGACATCTCGCTGCCACACACGGATATCGGCATTGCGACGTATTACATCGTGGCTCCGGCGGAAGCTTCAGCGAACCTCGCCCGCTTCGATGGCGTGCGGTATGGGCATCGCGCCGAAGGCACCACGGAACTCTTCGACCACTACGTGAAGACCCGTGCGGAAGGCTTCGGCCCTGAGGTGAAGCGCCGCATCCTGCTGGGCACCTATGTGCTGAGTTCGGGCTACTACGATGCCTACTACGTGAAGGCGCAGAAGGCGCGCACCCTGGTGCGTCGTGACTTCACGGAGGCGTTTGAGAAGGTGGATCTTGTGGTGTCTCCCACCACTCCGGTGCCGCCGTTCAAGCTTGGTGCATTTCGTGACGATCCGCTCTCCTTGTATCTGGAGGATCTCTTCACCATTCCTGCCAATCTCGCCGGCCTGCCCGCCATCAGCGTACCGTGCGGCATGATCCAGCATGAAGGTGTGGAACTCCCCGTGGGCCTGCACCTCACCGCCAAGCCGCTGGACGAAGTCACGCTACTGCGTGCCGCTCATGCCTATGAGCAGTCCACCGAGTGGCACAAGCACCGCGCACCGAAGCTCTAA
- a CDS encoding M20/M25/M40 family metallo-hydrolase: MADTLTSILKKLLNQPTAPFHEYHVRAQIEQYLLDVPNVELSTDAFGNLLATYRKGKHKSTPVWALGAHMDHPAWVKVPGKTDEWEFLGGVPKNLVEKKENIALRKESGDMAPWGFPVVFEDGKVHAAACDDVVGCAIIVAVFKELSRLGLDATVHAAFTRAEEVGFLGAWHLGKHWPFGKDAVFLSLETSRPVNGAEMGDGPIVRVGDRLSVFDHELINVLMRTAAEQGIRVQRCLLDAGACEATALQACGIRSVGLSVPLGNYHNLDDDQNIVSEHVHIEDVKQMINLIVALVATKHDGLGERTLEERVNLRMKEYKKYLEIGNAKYEEMTA, from the coding sequence ATGGCAGACACGCTGACCTCTATCCTCAAGAAGCTCCTCAATCAACCCACGGCGCCGTTCCATGAGTATCATGTGCGGGCGCAGATTGAACAGTACCTGCTGGACGTGCCCAACGTCGAGCTCTCCACGGATGCGTTCGGCAACCTGCTGGCCACCTACCGCAAGGGCAAACACAAGTCCACACCGGTGTGGGCACTGGGCGCGCACATGGACCACCCCGCGTGGGTGAAGGTGCCAGGCAAGACGGATGAATGGGAGTTCCTGGGCGGCGTGCCGAAGAATCTCGTGGAGAAGAAGGAGAACATTGCCCTGCGCAAGGAAAGCGGCGATATGGCGCCATGGGGTTTTCCTGTCGTCTTTGAAGATGGCAAGGTCCACGCCGCTGCCTGTGATGACGTGGTGGGCTGCGCGATTATCGTAGCGGTGTTCAAAGAGCTGTCTCGCCTCGGCCTTGATGCCACGGTGCATGCTGCCTTTACCCGTGCGGAGGAAGTGGGCTTCCTCGGTGCCTGGCACCTCGGCAAGCACTGGCCCTTTGGCAAAGATGCCGTCTTCCTCTCTCTGGAGACCAGCCGCCCGGTGAACGGCGCGGAGATGGGTGATGGCCCGATTGTCCGTGTGGGCGACCGCCTTTCCGTCTTCGATCACGAACTCATCAATGTACTCATGCGTACCGCAGCGGAGCAGGGGATTCGTGTGCAGCGCTGCCTGCTCGACGCCGGTGCCTGTGAAGCCACCGCCCTGCAGGCCTGCGGCATTCGCAGCGTGGGCTTGAGCGTGCCTCTTGGCAACTACCACAACCTGGACGACGACCAGAACATCGTCTCCGAGCACGTGCACATTGAGGACGTAAAGCAGATGATCAATCTCATTGTCGCCCTCGTCGCCACCAAGCATGACGGCCTCGGCGAGCGCACCCTCGAAGAGCGCGTGAATCTCCGCATGAAGGAGTACAAGAAGTACCTCGAAATCGGCAACGCGAAGTACGAGGAAATGACGGCCTAG
- a CDS encoding PQQ-binding-like beta-propeller repeat protein: protein MSALLVAGLAVTAAAQDWPVARGNAPMTGNSATKLNFPLELAWTFAAGDKAKREGVIAESVVQGGRVYVGSQSGRFYSLDLVSGKELWKVEKKGAFEGNAGFAGDLVIAGCVDGFVYAWNKSDGKEVWKFETDGEVHAGVNIWTGPDGKLRALVGSYDNKLYCLDAATGAKLWEYETANYVNGAAAIFDGKTAFGGCDGTLYILDMEKGTEVKKIEIGAYIGNNIAVDKGVAYITHYGNKVVAYALSDGAKLWEYGDRDFPYYAAAAVTDGWVVAAGRDKRVRGLERQKGEEKWVFRTRGDVDSSPLICAGATVLFGSNDGFFYAANLSTGEETWRYEVGAPVKTAPAVAGDFVLIGADDGNIYCFKNGKAAESK, encoded by the coding sequence GTGTCGGCCCTCCTTGTGGCGGGTTTGGCTGTCACCGCTGCGGCACAGGACTGGCCGGTGGCTCGTGGCAATGCCCCAATGACAGGCAACTCGGCCACAAAGCTGAATTTTCCTTTGGAACTGGCGTGGACCTTTGCCGCGGGGGACAAGGCAAAACGCGAGGGCGTCATCGCGGAGTCCGTGGTGCAGGGCGGCCGGGTGTACGTGGGCAGCCAGAGCGGGCGCTTCTACAGCCTGGACCTCGTCAGTGGCAAGGAACTCTGGAAGGTGGAGAAAAAAGGCGCCTTCGAGGGGAATGCCGGATTCGCCGGAGACCTTGTCATCGCCGGCTGTGTGGATGGCTTCGTCTATGCCTGGAACAAGAGCGATGGCAAGGAGGTCTGGAAGTTCGAGACGGACGGCGAAGTCCACGCCGGCGTGAACATCTGGACCGGTCCGGATGGCAAGCTCCGCGCCCTGGTGGGCAGCTATGACAACAAGCTCTACTGCCTGGATGCCGCCACCGGCGCCAAACTCTGGGAATACGAGACCGCCAACTACGTGAACGGTGCCGCGGCCATTTTCGACGGCAAGACGGCCTTCGGCGGCTGCGACGGCACGCTCTACATCCTGGACATGGAGAAGGGCACCGAGGTGAAAAAGATCGAAATCGGCGCCTACATCGGCAACAACATCGCCGTGGACAAGGGGGTGGCCTACATCACCCACTACGGCAACAAGGTGGTGGCCTACGCCCTCTCCGACGGCGCCAAGCTCTGGGAATACGGCGACCGCGACTTCCCTTACTATGCCGCTGCCGCCGTGACGGACGGCTGGGTGGTGGCCGCTGGTCGGGACAAGCGCGTGCGCGGCTTGGAGCGGCAGAAGGGCGAGGAGAAGTGGGTCTTCCGCACCCGCGGCGATGTGGACAGCTCCCCCCTCATCTGCGCCGGGGCCACGGTCCTCTTTGGCAGCAATGACGGATTTTTTTACGCAGCAAATCTGTCCACAGGTGAGGAGACCTGGCGGTATGAGGTAGGTGCCCCTGTCAAAACCGCCCCGGCGGTAGCCGGTGACTTTGTGCTCATTGGCGCTGACGACGGGAACATCTACTGCTTCAAGAATGGAAAAGCTGCTGAATCGAAATAA
- a CDS encoding YdjY domain-containing protein — protein sequence MATIRTIVHVVSAACLAQAVVLPVYGQEEPPKQPTVTTTPQGAKVAADLTEAAKKRIKKVGENEYELGPIKINSEKREVRVPAQVNMTEGILEYALVHEHGKTHESLLRTTASPTELNVALLLSHFEPHLKDAAKFLAEPSEQVKARMAQPMEHEGANHMRLTLEWKDASGKLQTAPISAWIRDKQTGKPATPSEWIYTGSFISQTGFAAEHDGSHIAIYFDLISLVNFPDKNNASDENWLVESSAIPPVDTPVTLVFSHVSPADASSTKTQ from the coding sequence ATGGCTACCATCCGCACCATTGTTCACGTTGTGTCCGCAGCCTGCCTCGCGCAGGCTGTTGTCCTGCCTGTTTACGGGCAGGAAGAGCCACCGAAGCAGCCCACCGTGACCACCACCCCTCAAGGGGCAAAGGTCGCCGCTGACCTCACTGAGGCCGCGAAAAAGCGCATCAAGAAGGTGGGTGAAAACGAGTACGAACTCGGCCCCATCAAGATCAACAGTGAGAAACGCGAAGTGCGCGTGCCAGCCCAGGTGAACATGACCGAAGGCATCCTGGAATACGCGCTGGTACACGAGCACGGGAAGACTCACGAAAGCCTGCTGCGCACCACAGCGAGCCCCACGGAACTGAATGTCGCCCTGCTGCTCTCCCACTTCGAGCCGCACCTCAAGGACGCCGCCAAGTTCCTCGCGGAGCCCAGCGAGCAGGTGAAAGCCCGCATGGCCCAGCCCATGGAGCACGAGGGGGCAAACCACATGCGCCTGACCCTTGAGTGGAAGGACGCCTCTGGAAAGCTCCAGACCGCACCCATCAGCGCGTGGATTCGCGACAAGCAAACCGGCAAGCCCGCCACGCCATCCGAATGGATCTACACCGGCTCCTTCATCAGCCAGACGGGATTCGCCGCCGAGCATGACGGCTCGCACATCGCGATCTACTTCGACCTGATCTCACTCGTGAATTTCCCGGACAAGAACAACGCCAGCGACGAGAACTGGCTGGTGGAATCCTCCGCCATACCGCCGGTGGATACCCCGGTGACCCTGGTTTTTTCCCACGTGTCACCAGCGGACGCCTCCTCGACGAAGACACAATAG
- a CDS encoding NUDIX hydrolase — translation MSIQNPWTTLETRVAYDNPWIRVREDQVLNPSGGRGIYGVVEYKNRAVGVIPVDEEGYTWLVGQYRYTHHTYEWEIPEGGCPEGEELIDCARRELLEETGIIAESFEMILDGVQLSNSVTDEVAYIFTARGLSFTEAQPEPTEKIQVKRMPLEEAIELARNGTIRDGMSVMGLLWLGSQP, via the coding sequence ATGAGCATTCAAAATCCCTGGACGACGCTGGAAACGCGTGTGGCGTATGATAATCCGTGGATTCGCGTGCGGGAGGACCAGGTCCTCAATCCCTCCGGTGGCCGCGGAATCTACGGAGTAGTGGAATACAAGAATCGCGCCGTGGGTGTCATTCCGGTGGATGAGGAGGGCTACACGTGGCTCGTGGGCCAGTATCGGTATACGCACCACACCTATGAGTGGGAGATTCCCGAAGGCGGCTGTCCGGAGGGGGAGGAGCTGATTGATTGCGCCCGCCGTGAACTCCTGGAGGAGACCGGCATCATCGCAGAGAGCTTTGAGATGATCCTGGATGGCGTGCAACTCTCCAATTCGGTGACGGATGAAGTCGCCTACATCTTCACGGCGCGCGGCCTTTCCTTTACCGAAGCCCAGCCCGAACCCACGGAGAAGATTCAGGTGAAACGCATGCCGCTGGAGGAGGCCATTGAGCTCGCGCGCAACGGCACCATCCGCGACGGGATGTCTGTCATGGGCCTTCTCTGGCTCGGCAGCCAGCCGTAG